A genomic window from Agreia sp. COWG includes:
- a CDS encoding thymidylate synthase, with translation MPTPLHTPYEDLLRHTLETGAAKADRTGTGTTSVFGAQLRFDLSEGFPLITTKRVHFKSIAYELLWFLRGDSNVSWLRENGVTIWDEWAAPDGELGPVYGVQWRSWPAPDGGHIDQIAQVIETLKTDPDSRRMIVSAWNVAEIPQMALAPCHALFQFYVAEGKLSCQLYQRSADLFLGVPFNIASYALLTHMVAQQAGLEVGDFIWTGGDCHIYDNHVEQVTEQLSREPFALPTLRIARTPESIFDYTYDDFEIVDYTHHPAIKAPVAV, from the coding sequence GTGCCCACACCACTACACACGCCATACGAAGACCTGCTGCGCCACACCCTCGAGACGGGCGCCGCCAAGGCCGACCGCACGGGCACGGGCACGACGAGTGTGTTCGGCGCCCAGCTGCGCTTCGATCTCAGCGAGGGTTTTCCGCTGATCACCACCAAGCGCGTGCACTTCAAGTCGATCGCCTACGAGCTGCTGTGGTTTCTGCGAGGCGATTCCAACGTGTCGTGGTTGCGCGAGAACGGCGTCACCATCTGGGACGAGTGGGCGGCCCCGGATGGCGAGCTGGGCCCGGTATACGGCGTGCAGTGGCGCTCCTGGCCCGCGCCCGACGGCGGCCACATCGACCAGATCGCCCAGGTCATCGAGACCCTGAAGACCGATCCCGACTCGCGCCGCATGATCGTCTCGGCCTGGAACGTCGCCGAGATTCCCCAGATGGCGCTTGCGCCGTGCCACGCGCTGTTCCAGTTCTATGTGGCAGAAGGCAAGCTCTCGTGCCAGCTCTACCAGCGCAGCGCCGACCTGTTCCTGGGCGTGCCCTTCAACATCGCCAGCTACGCGCTGCTCACGCACATGGTCGCGCAGCAGGCGGGCCTCGAGGTGGGCGACTTCATCTGGACGGGCGGCGACTGCCACATCTACGACAACCACGTCGAGCAGGTCACCGAGCAGCTCAGCCGCGAGCCCTTCGCGCTTCCGACTCTGCGCATCGCCCGCACTCCCGAGAGCATCTTCGATTACACGTACGACGATTTCGAGATCGTCGACTACACGCACCACCCCGCGATCAAGGCACCCGTCGCCGTATGA
- a CDS encoding AI-2E family transporter produces the protein MTVPPSDPAPTPTLRSLVTDKFGVVALRSGQIIVVLILAVVIVFALVQLKLVVIPVLVALIIAAAASPIMRFLKNRGLSAILATWITLLAGIAVIGGLITLIVFAVRGQWDGLASSAKDGLDQLQDFITNGPIPVDGGQIESAKQGLIDFATSSQAGSGALAGASVVGELATGAALAVVILFFFLKDGPAIWAFFLRPFTGHRKARGERIGDTAVRVLGGYVRGTAIIAFVDAAGIGIGLAILGVPLALPLAVIVFITAFIPIVGATAAGILAALVALVANGPVVALIVIIIVIAVNQIEGNFLQPVVMAQSLKLHPLVILVALTAGTILGGITGAVLAVPIAAVGWAIVKTWNEKGQPASAR, from the coding sequence ATGACCGTACCCCCGAGCGACCCGGCGCCCACCCCCACCCTCCGATCTCTCGTCACTGACAAGTTCGGCGTGGTGGCTCTGCGCAGCGGCCAGATCATCGTCGTGCTCATCCTTGCGGTGGTCATCGTCTTCGCCCTGGTGCAGCTCAAGCTGGTGGTGATCCCGGTGCTCGTGGCGCTCATCATCGCGGCCGCCGCGTCTCCGATCATGCGCTTCTTGAAGAACCGCGGCCTCTCGGCGATCCTCGCGACCTGGATCACACTGCTCGCCGGCATCGCGGTGATCGGCGGGCTGATCACCCTCATCGTCTTCGCCGTGCGCGGCCAGTGGGACGGGCTCGCATCGTCGGCCAAGGACGGTCTCGACCAGCTGCAGGACTTCATCACGAATGGGCCGATCCCGGTCGATGGCGGGCAGATCGAGTCGGCCAAGCAGGGGCTCATCGACTTCGCCACATCCAGCCAGGCGGGTTCCGGGGCCCTCGCCGGCGCATCCGTGGTGGGCGAGCTCGCGACCGGTGCGGCGCTCGCCGTGGTCATCCTGTTCTTCTTCCTCAAAGACGGCCCTGCCATCTGGGCCTTCTTCCTGCGTCCGTTCACCGGTCACCGCAAAGCCCGCGGTGAGCGCATCGGCGACACGGCCGTGCGCGTGCTCGGCGGCTACGTTCGCGGAACAGCCATCATCGCCTTCGTGGACGCCGCCGGCATCGGCATCGGCTTGGCGATCCTCGGTGTTCCACTCGCCCTGCCGCTGGCGGTCATCGTGTTCATCACGGCGTTCATCCCTATCGTCGGAGCGACCGCAGCCGGCATCCTCGCCGCCCTCGTCGCCCTGGTGGCGAACGGCCCGGTCGTCGCGCTCATCGTCATCATCATCGTGATCGCGGTGAACCAGATCGAGGGCAACTTCCTGCAGCCCGTCGTCATGGCGCAGTCGCTCAAGCTGCACCCGCTCGTCATTCTGGTGGCGCTGACCGCGGGCACCATCCTCGGAGGCATCACGGGTGCCGTTCTCGCCGTGCCGATCGCGGCTGTCGGCTGGGCGATCGTCAAGACGTGGAACGAGAAAGGTCAGCCGGCCAGCGCGCGGTAA
- a CDS encoding aldo/keto reductase → MTTSLGTSDLSIFPLALGGNTFGWTSDEATSRDVLDAFAAGGGNLVDTADVYSAWAPGNEGGESESVIGRWMADRKNRADVVVATKVSQHPQFSGLSASNIAAAAEASLGRLATDHIDLYYAHFDDENTPLEETVAAFDALVTAGKVRHVGISNFSAERVSEWVGIARRNGFAAPVALQPHYNLVHRSAFERDLAPAAEVNELAVLPYFGLASGFLTGKYRTQADLAQSNRGDGAKAYLNAEGLGVVDALGTIADARGSAVATVALAWLLSRPTVAAPIASARTVEQLPALLAVADLTLTSEELALLDEASASF, encoded by the coding sequence ATGACGACCTCTCTCGGTACCTCGGACCTCTCCATTTTTCCTCTCGCCCTCGGCGGTAACACGTTCGGCTGGACGTCGGACGAAGCCACCTCCCGCGACGTGCTCGACGCGTTCGCGGCCGGCGGGGGTAACCTCGTCGACACCGCCGACGTCTACTCGGCGTGGGCTCCCGGCAACGAGGGCGGCGAGTCCGAGTCGGTCATCGGCCGCTGGATGGCCGATCGAAAGAACCGTGCCGACGTGGTGGTGGCGACCAAAGTCAGCCAGCACCCGCAGTTCTCCGGTCTATCCGCGTCGAACATCGCGGCCGCCGCCGAGGCCAGTCTCGGCCGCTTAGCGACAGACCACATCGATCTGTACTACGCCCACTTCGACGACGAGAACACCCCCCTCGAAGAGACCGTGGCCGCATTCGACGCTCTCGTCACAGCGGGCAAGGTGCGGCACGTGGGCATCTCGAACTTCAGTGCCGAGAGGGTCTCCGAGTGGGTCGGCATCGCTCGCCGGAATGGATTCGCGGCGCCTGTCGCCCTGCAGCCGCACTACAACTTGGTTCATCGCTCGGCGTTCGAGCGAGACCTCGCCCCGGCGGCCGAGGTCAACGAGTTGGCCGTGCTGCCCTATTTCGGGCTGGCAAGCGGCTTCCTGACGGGCAAGTACCGCACGCAGGCCGACCTCGCACAGAGCAATCGGGGCGACGGTGCGAAGGCCTACCTGAACGCAGAGGGGCTCGGCGTGGTCGACGCGCTGGGCACGATAGCGGATGCGCGGGGCTCGGCCGTCGCGACCGTTGCCCTCGCCTGGCTGCTCAGCCGCCCCACGGTGGCAGCCCCCATCGCGAGTGCCCGCACCGTCGAACAGCTTCCGGCACTTCTCGCTGTGGCGGACCTCACACTCACGTCAGAGGAACTGGCGCTGCTCGACGAGGCCTCCGCCTCATTCTGA
- a CDS encoding SDR family oxidoreductase — MAEKVWFITGTSRGFGREWAIAALDRGDKVAATARNVDSLDDLVAKYGDSILPITLDVTDRAADIAAVNQAFEHFGRLDVVINNAGYGHFGFIEEVTEGEARAQLEANVFGALWVTQAALPHMRAQKSGHIIQVSSIGGISAFPGIGLYHASKWALEGFSQSLAQEVASFGIHVTLIEPGGFSTDWAGASASRSAELPDYEEAHRHMEEGRKTRNGSQGDPTATGAAVLKIVDAEEPPLRIFFGAGPLSIAKNDYASRIALWEKWNDVSVEAQG; from the coding sequence ATGGCTGAGAAGGTCTGGTTCATCACAGGAACGTCGCGCGGCTTCGGCCGGGAGTGGGCTATTGCGGCCCTCGACAGAGGAGACAAGGTCGCGGCCACCGCGCGCAACGTCGACTCACTCGACGATCTCGTCGCGAAGTACGGCGACAGCATCCTGCCCATCACGCTCGACGTCACGGATCGCGCGGCCGATATCGCCGCCGTGAACCAGGCATTCGAGCACTTCGGCCGCCTCGACGTGGTCATCAACAACGCCGGCTACGGCCACTTCGGCTTCATCGAGGAGGTGACAGAGGGCGAGGCTCGTGCCCAGCTCGAGGCCAACGTCTTCGGCGCGCTCTGGGTGACCCAGGCCGCCCTCCCGCACATGCGGGCCCAGAAGAGCGGCCACATCATCCAGGTGTCGTCGATCGGCGGCATCAGCGCGTTCCCCGGGATCGGGCTGTATCACGCGTCGAAGTGGGCGCTCGAGGGCTTCAGCCAGTCGTTGGCGCAGGAGGTCGCGTCGTTCGGTATCCACGTGACCCTCATCGAGCCCGGCGGGTTCTCGACCGACTGGGCCGGCGCATCGGCCAGCCGTTCGGCCGAGCTGCCCGACTACGAAGAAGCGCACCGGCACATGGAGGAGGGGCGCAAGACGCGCAACGGCTCCCAGGGCGACCCGACAGCGACCGGCGCGGCCGTGCTCAAGATCGTGGATGCCGAGGAGCCGCCCCTGCGAATCTTCTTCGGCGCCGGTCCTCTCTCGATCGCCAAGAACGACTACGCCTCGCGCATCGCCCTGTGGGAGAAGTGGAACGACGTGTCCGTCGAGGCGCAGGGCTAG
- a CDS encoding dihydrofolate reductase, with protein MSVSLVWAEARGRVIGDGGTIPWHVPEDLAHFKQLTSSGTVVMGRRTWESLPARFRPLPDRVNIVVTRDSAFSADGARVAHSLADALDAAGDSDPAQTAASTWVIGGGEIYAQAMPRACRLEVTEIDIEVEGDTTAPVIDPVGWRVAEASEWLESRTGIRYRFVSYAPTGV; from the coding sequence ATGAGCGTCTCGCTCGTCTGGGCCGAGGCGCGCGGCCGGGTCATCGGCGACGGTGGCACGATCCCGTGGCACGTTCCCGAAGATCTGGCGCACTTCAAGCAGCTCACCTCGAGCGGCACGGTGGTCATGGGCCGGCGCACCTGGGAGTCGCTTCCCGCACGGTTTCGCCCCCTGCCCGACCGCGTGAACATCGTGGTCACCCGCGACTCGGCGTTCTCGGCAGACGGTGCCCGGGTCGCGCATTCGCTCGCCGATGCACTGGATGCCGCGGGCGATTCCGATCCGGCGCAGACGGCGGCGTCGACCTGGGTGATCGGCGGCGGCGAGATCTACGCTCAGGCCATGCCCCGCGCATGCCGCCTCGAGGTCACCGAGATAGACATCGAGGTCGAGGGCGACACGACCGCCCCGGTGATCGACCCGGTGGGCTGGCGCGTCGCCGAGGCGAGCGAATGGCTCGAGTCGCGCACGGGCATCCGGTATCGCTTCGTGAGCTACGCGCCGACCGGCGTCTGA
- a CDS encoding PPOX class F420-dependent oxidoreductase gives MARTISSNTTVDRDGMLDFIRPRHRMLVATTRADGRPQMSPVSGGVDQEGRIMIATYPGRAKTRNAERRSETSVLVLSDDWNDAWIQVDGDAEVLHMPDAADALVDYFRSISGEHPDWAEYRAAMAIQNKSLLRITPTRWSPVSTGGFPAGVAARLDAQ, from the coding sequence ATGGCCCGAACTATCAGCAGCAACACCACCGTCGACCGCGACGGCATGCTCGACTTCATCCGCCCCCGGCACCGGATGCTCGTGGCCACCACGCGCGCCGACGGCCGGCCCCAGATGTCCCCCGTCTCGGGCGGTGTCGACCAAGAGGGCCGCATCATGATCGCCACGTACCCCGGCCGGGCGAAGACCCGCAACGCCGAGCGGCGCTCCGAGACGTCGGTGCTGGTGCTCTCGGACGACTGGAACGACGCGTGGATCCAGGTCGACGGCGACGCCGAGGTACTGCACATGCCCGACGCGGCCGATGCACTGGTCGACTACTTCCGCAGCATCTCGGGCGAGCACCCCGACTGGGCGGAGTACCGCGCAGCCATGGCCATCCAGAACAAGTCGCTCTTGCGTATCACCCCCACCAGGTGGAGCCCCGTGTCGACGGGCGGCTTCCCCGCAGGGGTCGCCGCCCGCCTCGACGCGCAGTAG
- a CDS encoding manganese efflux pump MntP family protein — protein sequence MALWSILLVALGVSADAFAVALGKGLHMRRFNPRNALIIAVTFGVFQAAMPVIGWLLGTQFAPYIEGIDHWIAFVLLALIGGKMLWEAFSNPEDKEIDDRLNVRELLLLAVATSIDALAVGISFAFLSVSITEAAILIGVTTFVLTFVGIVVGHRAGVKFRRPAEIAGGVILILIGTRILFEHLGIM from the coding sequence ATGGCCCTCTGGTCCATCCTCCTCGTCGCGCTCGGAGTCTCTGCCGATGCGTTCGCCGTCGCCCTCGGCAAGGGCCTGCACATGCGGCGCTTCAATCCCAGGAACGCTCTCATCATCGCGGTGACCTTCGGGGTCTTCCAAGCGGCCATGCCGGTGATCGGCTGGCTGCTCGGAACCCAGTTCGCCCCGTACATCGAGGGGATCGACCACTGGATCGCGTTCGTGCTGCTCGCCCTCATCGGAGGCAAGATGCTGTGGGAGGCGTTCTCGAACCCCGAAGACAAAGAGATCGACGACCGCCTCAACGTGCGAGAGCTTCTGCTGCTCGCCGTGGCCACGAGCATCGATGCGCTCGCCGTCGGCATCTCGTTCGCGTTCCTCTCGGTATCCATCACCGAGGCCGCGATCCTCATCGGTGTGACCACCTTCGTGCTCACCTTCGTCGGCATCGTCGTCGGGCACCGGGCCGGGGTAAAGTTCCGACGGCCGGCGGAGATCGCGGGCGGCGTCATCCTGATCCTGATCGGAACCCGCATCCTCTTCGAGCACCTCGGGATCATGTAG
- a CDS encoding MFS transporter, which yields MPNSDSPARHEVGGASMLGGRMLALAGVILVAANLRTAVAALSPIFSQISVDVPVDSVGVGLLGTLPPLCFAVFGFLAPVLKRQLRLESLLVLALVAILLGHVARGAAATYPMLALASILTFAGMGVANVVLPPLVKKYFPDSIGALTSLYVTVMALFSLIPPLVAVPVADALGWRVSVGMWGALVVLAIVPWLVLWMRDRRASAALAAHPSTTEGATDIPHPTATTIGRVWRSPLAWAMGLLFGATSLNVYAAFAWLPEMLVDLAGVSPAQAGALLSLYAGMGIPFALLVPVLATRLKSITPLIALGLAFYVLGYGGLLIAPAALPWVWVALAGAGPLLFPLVLVLVGLRSRTQEGTVALSGFTQGVGYAMGALGPLLVGLLHQVTGGWDVPLVFLLLTLIVVVIAGRVVVRPRMLEDDWHRRLQ from the coding sequence GTGCCGAACAGCGATTCCCCTGCGCGTCACGAAGTCGGCGGGGCGTCCATGCTCGGCGGCCGCATGCTGGCACTCGCCGGCGTGATTCTGGTGGCGGCCAACCTGCGCACGGCAGTGGCCGCGCTGTCGCCGATCTTCTCCCAGATCAGCGTCGACGTGCCCGTCGACAGCGTCGGGGTCGGCCTGCTCGGCACCCTCCCACCGCTCTGCTTCGCCGTCTTCGGGTTCCTCGCTCCCGTTCTCAAGAGGCAGCTGCGCCTCGAGTCGCTGCTGGTGCTGGCGCTCGTCGCCATCCTGCTCGGTCATGTCGCGCGTGGCGCAGCGGCGACATACCCGATGCTGGCGCTGGCGAGCATTCTGACCTTCGCTGGCATGGGGGTGGCCAATGTGGTGCTGCCACCGCTCGTCAAGAAGTACTTCCCCGACTCGATCGGGGCGCTCACCTCGCTCTATGTCACCGTGATGGCCCTGTTCAGCCTCATTCCCCCTCTGGTCGCCGTGCCCGTGGCGGATGCGCTCGGCTGGCGCGTATCCGTCGGTATGTGGGGCGCCCTCGTCGTTCTCGCGATCGTTCCGTGGCTGGTGCTCTGGATGCGCGATCGGCGAGCGAGCGCGGCCTTGGCGGCGCATCCCTCGACGACGGAGGGCGCGACCGACATCCCGCATCCCACCGCCACGACCATCGGCCGGGTCTGGCGCTCCCCTCTGGCCTGGGCCATGGGCCTGCTCTTCGGAGCGACGAGCCTCAACGTATACGCGGCGTTCGCCTGGCTGCCCGAGATGCTCGTCGATCTCGCCGGGGTGTCCCCCGCACAGGCCGGCGCCCTGCTCTCGCTCTACGCGGGCATGGGAATCCCGTTCGCGCTGCTCGTTCCGGTGCTCGCCACCCGCCTGAAGTCGATCACCCCGCTCATCGCGCTCGGCCTCGCGTTCTACGTGCTCGGCTACGGCGGACTACTCATCGCGCCCGCGGCGCTCCCCTGGGTGTGGGTCGCCCTCGCCGGCGCAGGTCCGCTGCTGTTTCCGCTGGTGCTCGTTCTCGTCGGGCTGCGCAGTCGCACGCAGGAGGGAACGGTCGCCCTCAGCGGGTTCACCCAGGGCGTCGGCTACGCGATGGGGGCCCTCGGACCACTGCTGGTCGGGCTGCTGCACCAGGTGACGGGTGGCTGGGATGTGCCGCTCGTCTTCCTTCTACTCACGTTGATCGTCGTCGTCATCGCCGGGCGCGTGGTCGTCCGCCCCCGCATGCTCGAGGACGACTGGCACCGCCGCCTGCAGTGA
- a CDS encoding TetR/AcrR family transcriptional regulator, whose amino-acid sequence MTDPRIKRTRLHVLETTRRMLSERNGETITLSSLAKEAEVSRRTLYVHWGTIEQVISEAVSLAPGGEDFNPEGMSDRERVAYFLTSVRDGIHEPITKVALTSLIHHATQEDKAVASIDAMSEKRLQQLRGLVGDVTEQQFSQLVGPIYFAELVLHEPASDEFIDQLAQHALTLLGSADALVAR is encoded by the coding sequence GTGACCGACCCTCGTATCAAGCGAACCCGACTCCACGTGCTGGAGACAACCCGCCGCATGCTCTCTGAGCGCAACGGCGAAACCATCACGCTCAGCAGCCTGGCCAAAGAGGCCGAGGTCTCGCGCCGCACGCTCTACGTGCATTGGGGAACCATCGAGCAGGTCATCAGCGAGGCCGTGAGCCTCGCTCCCGGCGGCGAGGACTTCAACCCCGAGGGCATGTCCGACCGCGAGCGCGTCGCGTACTTCCTGACGAGCGTGCGCGACGGAATCCACGAACCGATCACGAAGGTCGCCCTCACGTCGCTCATCCACCACGCGACCCAGGAAGACAAGGCGGTGGCGTCGATCGACGCGATGAGCGAAAAGCGTCTCCAACAGCTTCGCGGCCTCGTGGGCGATGTGACCGAGCAGCAGTTCAGCCAGCTCGTCGGGCCTATCTACTTCGCCGAGCTCGTTCTGCACGAGCCGGCCTCCGACGAGTTCATCGACCAGCTCGCGCAGCACGCGCTCACCCTTCTCGGCAGCGCCGACGCCCTGGTCGCTCGCTGA
- a CDS encoding GNAT family N-acetyltransferase — MPEATSVTVHRVDWDDPRAVRLRAIMDAEMQVRYGNDDGIDPEKSAAINRALAVDPDAVVETVLLHDGDEPVAHAALRRLETPSGTEWEVKRVIVDSSRRGRGLGRTIMGEIIATARSKGASRLILQSGDRQPEAARLYTGLGFTPIPVYAPYAELMPQSLCFELILD; from the coding sequence ATGCCTGAAGCCACATCCGTCACTGTTCATCGCGTCGACTGGGACGACCCGCGCGCCGTCCGTCTCCGAGCCATCATGGATGCCGAGATGCAGGTGCGCTACGGCAACGACGACGGCATCGATCCCGAGAAGTCGGCCGCGATCAACCGGGCATTGGCCGTCGATCCCGACGCCGTCGTCGAGACGGTGCTGCTGCACGACGGCGACGAGCCCGTGGCCCATGCCGCGCTCCGCAGGCTCGAGACACCGTCGGGCACCGAGTGGGAGGTCAAGCGTGTGATCGTCGATTCCTCTCGGCGGGGCAGGGGCCTCGGGCGCACCATCATGGGCGAGATCATCGCCACGGCGCGGTCGAAGGGCGCGAGCCGTCTCATCCTGCAATCGGGTGACCGCCAGCCCGAGGCCGCTCGCCTGTACACGGGACTCGGATTCACGCCGATCCCCGTGTATGCGCCCTACGCCGAACTCATGCCGCAGTCGCTCTGTTTCGAGCTGATCCTCGACTGA
- a CDS encoding ATP-dependent DNA ligase, with the protein MGKILYSDSDIIIEFDDRALTHLQIVIGAKLRRRESFFFSWRDHEAVGNGPSSIWMDSAIPLYFKFSGGKMPTINREWVKILTDSANSGQGLIYSDEPGVPSQAPRGHV; encoded by the coding sequence ATGGGCAAGATCCTGTACAGCGACTCGGACATCATCATCGAGTTCGATGACCGGGCGCTCACTCATCTGCAGATCGTGATCGGAGCAAAGCTCCGACGACGAGAGAGCTTCTTCTTCTCGTGGCGCGATCATGAGGCCGTGGGAAACGGGCCCTCGAGCATCTGGATGGATTCCGCCATTCCGCTCTACTTCAAGTTCTCGGGCGGCAAGATGCCGACGATCAACCGGGAATGGGTCAAGATCCTGACCGACTCGGCCAACAGCGGCCAGGGTCTCATCTACTCCGACGAACCCGGGGTGCCCTCCCAGGCACCACGCGGGCACGTCTAG
- a CDS encoding alpha/beta fold hydrolase, translating to MTIAVNPADGIRIAYEDVGEGPAVVLLHGSGLSRGSWRGLGYIRALRETHRVLAIDLRGHGRSDKPHEPEAYAMATIVADVCAVLDDARVTNASIVGYSLGARVGFSLIDGHPDRVLSFVSLGGTFRSLAGSVADVFFDGFDAALREGGMPEFIARWGEARGRPVDAATAAAFSANDPQALAAYFDQAGSESGVAESRLPHLATPTLLIAGTLDRDRLGDSRFAASAMPNARYVELEGRGHADTLAPAAAVIELISSALRLS from the coding sequence ATGACTATCGCGGTGAACCCGGCCGACGGCATCCGGATCGCCTACGAAGACGTGGGCGAGGGCCCCGCCGTCGTCTTGCTGCACGGCTCGGGACTCTCACGGGGAAGCTGGCGTGGCCTCGGGTATATCAGGGCGCTGCGCGAGACGCATCGGGTTTTGGCTATCGACCTGCGCGGACACGGACGAAGCGACAAGCCGCACGAGCCGGAGGCGTACGCGATGGCGACGATCGTGGCCGATGTCTGCGCCGTTCTCGACGACGCACGGGTCACCAACGCCTCGATCGTGGGTTATTCGTTGGGCGCGCGTGTGGGGTTCTCGCTGATCGACGGGCACCCCGACCGCGTGCTCTCGTTCGTCTCGCTCGGCGGCACCTTCCGTTCGTTGGCGGGCAGCGTCGCCGATGTGTTCTTCGACGGCTTCGACGCCGCCTTGCGCGAGGGAGGCATGCCCGAGTTCATCGCTCGCTGGGGCGAGGCTCGGGGCCGACCCGTGGATGCCGCGACCGCGGCCGCATTCTCGGCGAACGACCCACAGGCGCTTGCGGCCTACTTCGACCAGGCCGGATCGGAGAGTGGCGTCGCGGAGTCCCGCCTGCCCCACCTCGCGACGCCCACCCTGCTGATCGCCGGAACCCTCGACCGCGATCGCCTCGGTGACTCACGATTCGCCGCATCGGCTATGCCGAACGCGCGCTATGTCGAGCTCGAGGGGCGCGGGCACGCCGACACCCTTGCCCCTGCGGCTGCCGTCATCGAGCTGATCTCGAGCGCTCTTCGGCTGTCCTGA
- a CDS encoding serine/threonine-protein kinase: MSDQAAEQPYSVLQDRYQIESFVGKGGMSSVYQAHDQSLGRDVAVKLFDAAPFDAEESARQQHELTVLASLNHPSLVTLHDAGIDRTDPDNPRRFLVMELVRGKNLREALADGPLPRRQVSQLAFDLAEGLEYVHHHDVVHRDVKPANILLAEYSEHGVRTRAKLADFGIAQSKNGMPASGGSATGTAAYLSPEQARGEALGPASDVYSLGLVLIECLTGAPSFTGPKLQAAMARLLDDPEVPAELPADWRIVLTGMTSRRPEDRPPLREIIIFFRQAYLADTGRHSLAEAQPDSE; the protein is encoded by the coding sequence ATGAGCGACCAAGCGGCTGAGCAGCCCTATTCGGTGCTGCAGGATCGCTATCAGATCGAGTCCTTCGTCGGCAAGGGCGGCATGTCGTCGGTCTACCAGGCGCATGACCAGTCACTCGGTCGGGATGTCGCAGTGAAGCTCTTCGACGCCGCTCCATTTGACGCCGAGGAGAGCGCACGACAGCAGCACGAGTTGACGGTGCTCGCAAGCCTGAACCACCCCAGCCTGGTGACGCTGCACGACGCGGGAATCGACCGGACAGACCCCGACAACCCCCGCCGATTCCTCGTGATGGAACTCGTTCGGGGCAAGAACCTGCGCGAGGCGCTGGCCGACGGCCCCCTCCCCCGCCGACAGGTGAGCCAGCTGGCCTTCGACCTCGCCGAGGGTCTCGAATACGTGCATCACCACGACGTCGTGCACCGTGACGTTAAGCCCGCCAATATTCTCCTGGCCGAATACTCCGAGCACGGAGTGCGCACCCGAGCCAAGCTCGCCGACTTCGGCATCGCCCAATCGAAGAACGGTATGCCCGCGAGCGGCGGCTCGGCGACCGGCACGGCCGCCTACCTCAGCCCGGAACAGGCGCGCGGCGAGGCGCTCGGCCCGGCCAGCGATGTCTACTCGCTCGGCCTCGTGCTCATCGAATGCCTCACCGGCGCCCCGTCGTTCACAGGGCCGAAGCTGCAGGCAGCCATGGCACGGTTGCTCGACGACCCCGAGGTTCCCGCCGAGCTACCCGCCGACTGGAGGATCGTGCTGACCGGCATGACCTCGCGCAGGCCGGAGGACAGGCCTCCGCTTCGCGAGATCATCATCTTCTTCCGGCAGGCCTACCTCGCCGACACCGGCCGTCACAGCCTCGCCGAGGCTCAGCCCGACTCAGAATGA
- a CDS encoding bacteriorhodopsin: protein MRAWTTRNEVGTRFRTAIVSRLSVMAVATLSYVVLVFGFLSGYEPDGSGFAPTADAINAFLPRYIDWSVTVPLLTVELLAVCTLVGQVARRTRAIAVALAFLMIFTGFIGAFVVDDGRNLEALVVWGAISAVFWIATNVVLIGAVRRSLPQLTPEEAGLIKRATVILLGGWIIYPVVYLIPLLGMSGGATTTMQLALCAADVLVKVGFGGHIHRIAKLRTAEDVRAGDDIHAESIWISSEKQSDAGSAREVYLADGAAAHLRRVRPPMTFATTEDASALGDQRELDLDDV from the coding sequence ATCCGCGCCTGGACGACTCGAAACGAGGTGGGCACTCGCTTTCGCACCGCGATCGTCTCTCGCCTCAGCGTGATGGCCGTCGCCACGCTCTCGTACGTCGTGCTGGTCTTCGGCTTTCTCTCGGGCTATGAGCCGGATGGGTCGGGCTTCGCCCCGACCGCCGATGCCATCAACGCATTCCTGCCGCGGTACATCGACTGGTCGGTCACCGTACCCCTTCTCACCGTCGAGTTGCTCGCCGTGTGCACCCTCGTCGGACAGGTCGCCCGTCGCACCAGGGCCATCGCAGTCGCCCTCGCCTTCCTCATGATCTTCACGGGTTTCATCGGAGCGTTCGTGGTCGACGACGGCCGCAACCTCGAGGCCCTGGTGGTGTGGGGCGCGATCAGCGCCGTGTTCTGGATCGCGACGAACGTGGTTCTGATCGGTGCCGTGCGGCGCTCGTTGCCGCAGCTGACACCCGAGGAGGCCGGCCTCATCAAGCGGGCCACCGTCATCCTTCTCGGCGGCTGGATCATCTATCCGGTGGTATACCTGATTCCCCTGCTCGGCATGTCGGGCGGGGCGACCACGACAATGCAGCTCGCACTCTGTGCGGCCGATGTGCTCGTCAAGGTCGGCTTCGGCGGGCACATCCATCGCATTGCGAAGCTGCGCACCGCGGAGGACGTGCGGGCGGGCGACGACATCCACGCGGAATCGATCTGGATCTCATCTGAGAAGCAGTCGGATGCCGGCTCCGCCCGCGAGGTCTACCTGGCAGACGGCGCGGCCGCCCACCTGCGCCGGGTGCGACCACCCATGACATTCGCCACCACGGAGGACGCCTCTGCGCTGGGCGATCAGCGCGAGCTCGACCTCGACGACGTCTGA